The stretch of DNA ATATGGCTCTTGTTTGAACATATACGGGGATTcattatatatacatttttacatatacaaatcaattattattattttttagaaTATATATCGGAAGTTTTCCAGTGTTCTTCGCTGCAAAATTTCTCGCAGTCATCTTGGCTGTGGAAACGATTCCGGTTTCCGCCACAATTCGAAAAAGTGAACGGAACGCATTTTTTGCTTcggaaattgaaattccacATTTTGCGTTTTCCTTTACAACTTCCATAGGACGGTCCTTTATAGCAGATTGCTGAGCGGTTTGGAAATCATTGTATCATACGTTTTTGGTTAAATCTATGTTTAACATGCCTCTGCGTTCCTTTAGCATACTTTTTACACGCAACAGCTTCGGATTCTGAAATTCCTCAGATTCTTCGGAGCCACCAGAGACAAGTACAATCCAAAGGGCTAGAAAAATAAGAACAAGGCGCTGCCAGAACATGTTGAGATCTTCTCGGAATCCACTGAAAGTTACTACTGATCGACTAAGGCACAGTTCTCTGACATTTATAGCTCCATTGATGGAAACTTTTGGGCAGTGCAGTCCACTTCGTCACGAAACTTCTCACTTAATTGGCTTTTAAAATAGAACTTATCAagtttttcttagtttttaTTTCGATCCTCCATCATTGGTTGTTGATTTAGATTTAATTTAAGATTTGTTCCCAATATACctaaaaaactttaatttcacTAATGGGAAAACTTTGCTTGGCGCTGAAtctttttaatttgttcaataattaattgataaagTTCTAACCACCTCTCAAAaagtacatacaaaatataaataaaaaccaatctggaaaagaataaaaaaatacacactttttaaattaaaaaaaatataataacattaagttaaaaatgtacatatgtacatatatttacatattgtgtacatacatatgtgtgtacattgtTAGTAGTGTAAACACTTTAAAGATTGAAGACCAAATAAAATGGTCTCCTTGTGGAATAGAATTCAACCGATTTGAACAAATCCTTTCCCTTCATCcattcaattgcaaaaaataCTATTGACAAATATcaatgtatatatttttcgaAGCGGGCTTTGTAAAAACAGAATATTACTCTTCGATCCCAACCCTAAcaatgacgatcaacaaagaTCCAACATATAAATATTAGACTGTATATACGGGTtatttaaataagaaaattgATGTAGTcagcaatttttattttttatttttgattgaaCAATTCATAAAAACTTAAACttttcttaaatatttttatgctaAGGCTGGAACCACATGCTGTATTCAACCAAAGACaactattttttattattattaaggaaatatacatatgtacttttaATTCAATCAATcctaaaatatttgcaaaaatcttttcatatTGTAGTTGCCGCAGAATTCCATACATTCCTGACGGGTGTAGAAACGGTTCCGGTTTCCACCACAGTTTGAATAAATGAACGATTCGCATTTATCTCGTCGGGCATTGAAGTGCCACATTTTGCGCTTTCCTTTGCAGTCGCCGTAGGACGTACGGGTTATGAGGCAGACTTCTGATTGAATAAAAacatgtacaaacatacatgcatatgtgtgattcatttgttggccaattcAATGGATAACAAACCTTTGCGCTCTGTCATCATTTTATCTTCCAACTGTTCCGATGCGTCCAGTTCCTCATAGTCTGTCCGATCTGCATACACAAGCCAAATGGCTATAAAAACAAGAGCAAGGCTCAGCCAGAACATGTTGAGATCTTCACAAAATCCACTGAAAGCCACTAACCGACTTAGAATCAGGACTTTGGTATTTATAGTTTCACTGAGGGAAAGAGAAGTCCACAGATTTGTCATAAATACTTTCACTTAAAAAGTTTTCACAAAAACTTCGATGTGGAAAAGTGATTAAGCTATGTCTAAACGTATAACTAGAGAAAATTAATAGTTTCAACGATTTGTTGGGCAGCAAAAAATTCCGTAGCCACACCGCTTCAGTTCTTGTTGCCAAAATGTATCGAAACCGTCAAGAAACGCAGTCTTTGTTGCtgggcctttttttttttcagtagTTTATGATGTTTGGTTCATATTTTCCTTATTTCAGTATTCCATTTACCCGGTCGCTCTTCATGGTGAAGAGAAGAAGAGGCAGAATTCATGGGGTTAGCATAAGTAAGCAAAATGATGAATTGCTGGgtacataaattattttattatttttattggcgTTCACTGTTGAGCTTTTATGTATGCCAGCATAATCATACAGAATAAAAATTAAGTTGATTGTCGATTTAATGAAAACAGTAACTATATAGTGAAATCAGATTTTGCTGAAACATAGCAAAGCGTCGTTGTTATTTGAAACATTGACATTTTCTACCAATTAAAAActttacatttacattaaagttttttcttaatgttttttaatttagaTGGCCATAATAAAACTACctttaaacacatttttacCCAAGTCAAAACTCATTCCGGGCTTAGGGCTACAGCCGCTCATGTGGAAGTCTCTGCCCTGAGAGGTAGAACGTTAGCTGATACACATTCCAGAAGGTATCTTTTGTCATGTCCTTAACGATGTATTTTGGTAGTCCGTAAAGTGAATAAGATAATAAACTAACGTTATGTTTAAATAAGAGAGtcgatgtttttttttccttgcattatttttattgaaggGTAAATTACAAGAATTTTATACATGGTCTGATGCAGACCAGATTATGAATTTGTTCCATTATTATAACGCAGTGTATGAGTATTTTGAAAATTTCTTGGATTTTCTTTATTCATTCATGTCTTTCTGGATCACACTTTTCAAGTTGTAGTCGCTGCAAAATTGCATGCATTCCGTATAGGTGTAGAATCGATTACTATTACCACCACAGTTGGAATAGTGAAACCGCTTACAGGTATCTGACATGGGATCAAAGTACCACATTACGCGATTTCCCTCGCAGTTTCCATAGGAATATTTTTGGAGGCAGTTTTCTAAGTAAACCGAACAATTGaaaatacaatacattttGGACAAAACTTTGGCTTTAACAGACCTATGCGTTCCTTCTTTGCATTTGTGTCATACACCTCTTCGACATCGATTTCGTCCTCTAAGGGGTTCGCATACACAAGCCAAACGGCTAGAAAAAAAAGCGCAAGTCGCACCCAGAACATGCTGAGATCTACTACTAATTGGACAAGGCATAGTCCTCTACTATTTATAGGACCacggaaaaaggaaaaaaataagttCTGTAACGTCACATCTGGCTTCTAAAGTAAGTTGGAAAAGTTAAATACTTAGATACGGATAAGGAAAAGTGCTTAGCAATTGCTCAACTCAACGTGTAATCAGTGGCCAAAAAATTATGTGACTTGTTGGTTGgtcagcagcagagaaacagcaagcgaattcaattaaatttcccaaTAAATTACAAGTGCAGAAagcgaaatacaaaaaattaatcgCACGCGTTTCCACGGCGCTTCAGTTCATGTTAGACAGatgcataaaaaaatatataaactgGCCAGCCAGCCTGGTCTCTGGTGTGCGACGCTTAAACCGGTACTTAGCACTCCAATACATGATTACGCAAGCTAAACACCTTACCTCACTTCACCctcaatatacatacatacatacaactgtatatacatacatacatacatcatcTCCTGCTTCATATTAACGAATCATAATATCTGTTGAGATcgcacacatcacacacacacgccgcgctgaaagcgaaaacatcgggaaaaatgttttgataaatttgaaattctaGATCAAGGCCAGGCCCGGCTAGgcccataaatataaatgcacATTGGATATCAATGCTAGGCGCACGCAAAATGCGTAAGTAAactagttttttgtttgcctccaCCGATGCAGCAGGAGATCTGGATAGCCAGAGCCCCGTTCCACGTTCCATGTTCAACGTTACCCCGGCAAACGATTGCAAAGGAAGCACTGCACTGCCACGCAACACGATAAATTGTCAGGCGAATGCTTTTTGTCACATTTGgctattttgcatttgtaaaTTACAAGACAAAACACTTAGCAGTCGCTCAGGTTAGGTGACGCGAGATCTACAGGCTACAGGCTCGGGTTTGGGGGTTTTGGGTTGTGTTGCGCGCTTGGCAGCCCCAATtacaaatggaaatatattttatttattcttatttCGACCGGGTCTCGACCGGAGTGACTTGCACAGCAATCAAATGTGTTTcaggtttatttattttcaatataaataagATTTAGAAACTTTACGACTGATTGCCACCGTTTTaatgttgtaaaaataataataaaaacttaGTGTCTTGAATACTAATGATGGGTACATAATACTTAAAATAGCATTTAAATTTCAGCAACATTTCAACTGTGCTTCAACTCAATGCAATTCTCATCGAATATCATTCGAATATTTATTAGATTCTTACATTTTTGATAGAAGATAATCAATTCGTTCCAAATTAGATTTCGGTAATGAATGCTCGCAATTTTTGAAAGCCAAATTGCCCATAAAATTATGGCAAATCAATAAGCAAGTGTGCAG from Drosophila subobscura isolate 14011-0131.10 chromosome O, UCBerk_Dsub_1.0, whole genome shotgun sequence encodes:
- the LOC117897469 gene encoding kunitz-type serine protease inhibitor 2-like; this translates as MFWLSLALVFIAIWLVYADRTDYEELDASEQLEDKMMTERKEVCLITRTSYGDCKGKRKMWHFNARRDKCESFIYSNCGGNRNRFYTRQECMEFCGNYNMKRFLQIF
- the LOC117897468 gene encoding kunitz-type serine protease inhibitor superbin-3-like; this encodes MFWVRLALFFLAVWLVYANPLEDEIDVEEVYDTNAKKERIENCLQKYSYGNCEGNRVMWYFDPMSDTCKRFHYSNCGGNSNRFYTYTECMQFCSDYNLKSVIQKDMNE